One genomic segment of Cololabis saira isolate AMF1-May2022 chromosome 22, fColSai1.1, whole genome shotgun sequence includes these proteins:
- the emc9 gene encoding ER membrane protein complex subunit 9, with translation MGEVELSCRAYVKMYLHACVFPRCSINGLLLSSSPPGGAVGVTDCVPLLHSHLPLAPITQLALTQVDVWCSQTQQRIVGYYQANACASDSSPTPCALKIADKIAEQFENAVLLMLDGGKMSPDYRVPPIVMYERKDSRWVLKDKHTIMLRQWEETRAIAGQMLDSGDHGLLVDFDSHLDDITKDWTNQKLNTRIAELSSPVNGNI, from the exons ATGGGGGAAGTGGAGCTCTCTTGTCGGGCTTACGTGAAGATGTACCTGCACGCCTGTGTGTTCCCCCGCTGCAGCATCAACGGGCTGCTGCTGTCCTCCAGCCCGCCGGGGGGCGCTGTGGGCGTCACCGACTGCGTGCCGCTGCTGCACTCACACCTGCCTCTGGCCCCCATCACGCAGCTGGCGCTCACACAG GTGGATGTGTGGTGTTCACAGACGCAGCAGAGGATCGTGGGATACTATCAAGCCAACGCCTGCGCCTCAGATAGCAG CCCGACGCCGTGTGCTCTGAAGATAGCCGACAAGATCGCTGAGCAGTTTGAAAATGCGGTTTTATTGATG CTCGACGGAGGGAAGATGTCTCCAGACTATCGGGTTCCTCCGATCGTGATGTACGAGCGCAAAGATTCAAGATGGGTCCTCAAAGACAAGCACAC GATCATGCTGCGGCAGTGGGAGGAGACCCGGGCCATCGCCGGCCAGATGCTGGACTCGGGGGACCACGGCCTCCTGGTGGACTTCGACAGCCACCTGGACGACATCACAAAGgactggaccaatcagaaactCAACACCAGAATAGCAGAGCTCTCCTCGCCCGTCAACGGCAACATCTAG
- the LOC133423632 gene encoding lithostathine-like — MNWADAQSYCRDNFMDLATARSDAENQKIQNRVPLGNWAWIGLFRDPDFYWSDGSSFIFENWDGGLNRLYSMRFICGISSLSGRWKFVACETRIPFVCYSYPKKRQVVKLRLKVEGSVDLKDPNVKADLLKKASVSKKHS, encoded by the exons ATGAACTGGGCCGACGCTCAGAGTTACTGCAGGGACAACTTCATGGACCTGGCCACCGCGAGGAGCGACGCAGAGAACCAGAAGATCCAAAACCGGGTGCCTCTTGGAAATTGGGCTTGGATTGGTCTGTTTAGAGATCCAGACTTCTACTGGTCTGATGGAAGCAGCTTCATCTTTGAAAACTGGGACGGTGGTCTCAATCGGCTCTACTCCATGAGATTCATTTGTGGCATTTCAAGCCTATCAGGAAGATGGAAGTTTGTAGCCTGTGAGACAAGAATACCATTTGTCTGCTACAGTTATCCCA AAAAAAGACAGGTGGTGAAGCTGAGACTGAAAGTGGAGGGCTCTGTGGACCTGAAGGACCCTAATGTGAAAGCAGACCTCCTTAAAAAGGCAAGTGTTTCTAAGAAGCATTCATGA